One genomic window of Vibrio ziniensis includes the following:
- the ytfT gene encoding galactofuranose ABC transporter, ATP-binding protein YtfT, translated as MNSLNPLSPIEKASIEKASMEKASMDNASLQKAPSKAPQPRNKFTLPKGAPQFAALILLFIINSLIADNFFSIHIQDDRLFGSVIDIFNRGAPVALLTIGMTLVIATGGIDLSVGAVMAISGAVLASMAEQGYAPSTILLCSVLAGVVCGLWNGFLVAVCKIQPIVATLILMVAGRGVAQLITEGQIITFNNETLSWFGSGSLFYFPTPILLLVCALLIVWALTKKTALGLFIESVGINIKAAKNAGINTPAIVMSVYVISGVMASIAGIIVAADIKGADANNAGLWLEMDAILAVVIGGTSLMGGRFNLMLALVGAFIIQSINTGILLSGYQPQWNHIVKSLVVLTVLILQSPTVIQLIKRK; from the coding sequence ATGAATTCGCTCAATCCCCTGTCACCTATAGAGAAGGCATCTATAGAGAAAGCATCGATGGAGAAAGCCTCGATGGATAACGCGTCACTGCAAAAGGCGCCATCGAAAGCTCCGCAGCCGCGCAATAAGTTTACCTTGCCGAAAGGTGCACCACAGTTTGCAGCTTTAATCCTGCTGTTCATTATTAACAGCTTGATTGCGGATAATTTTTTCTCGATTCACATTCAAGATGATCGCCTCTTTGGGAGTGTCATTGATATCTTTAACCGTGGCGCGCCTGTTGCGCTGCTGACCATAGGCATGACGCTGGTTATCGCAACCGGTGGTATTGACCTGTCGGTTGGTGCGGTAATGGCGATCAGCGGTGCCGTGCTTGCCAGTATGGCGGAGCAAGGTTACGCACCATCCACCATTTTGCTCTGTTCAGTGTTAGCGGGTGTGGTATGTGGTTTATGGAACGGCTTCCTTGTCGCGGTGTGTAAAATCCAGCCGATTGTCGCTACCTTGATTCTTATGGTGGCAGGTCGCGGTGTGGCTCAGCTCATTACTGAAGGGCAAATAATCACCTTCAACAACGAGACTCTATCTTGGTTTGGTAGTGGTTCGCTGTTCTATTTCCCTACCCCAATCCTGTTGTTAGTGTGTGCGTTACTGATTGTTTGGGCACTGACCAAGAAAACCGCATTAGGGTTGTTTATCGAGTCAGTGGGAATCAACATCAAAGCCGCCAAAAATGCAGGCATTAACACCCCTGCGATTGTGATGTCGGTCTATGTCATCAGTGGTGTGATGGCATCTATCGCAGGGATTATTGTTGCGGCTGATATCAAAGGCGCTGACGCTAACAACGCCGGTTTATGGTTGGAAATGGACGCCATTTTAGCCGTGGTTATCGGTGGCACATCTCTGATGGGTGGTCGTTTTAACCTTATGCTGGCTCTGGTTGGCGCTTTCATCATTCAAAGTATTAACACCGGTATTTTGCTCTCTGGATACCAGCCACAGTGGAACCACATAGTGAAATCTCTGGTGGTGTTAACGGTGTTGATACTGCAATCCCCGACTGTCATTCAGCTAATTAAGAGGAAATAG
- the yjfF gene encoding galactofuranose ABC transporter, permease protein YjfF produces MIKRNFPLFITIAVFLIGYAFCMVEFPAFMSTRVICNILTDNAFLGILAVGMTFVILSGGIDLSVGSVVAFTGIFLATVIGEWGIHPFTAIVMVLVMGALFGGLMGWIIDTLKIPAFIVTLAGMFFLRGVSFLISEQSIPIEHPVYREMSRFSWHIVGGGRLSLLAVVMLCIVAIGMLVAHRTRFGNNVYAIGGNATSAGLMGIPVKRTTIGIYMLSTFLATCAGIVFSIYTSAGYPLAAVGVELDAIAAVVIGGTLLSGGVGTVFGSLFGVLIQGLIQTYITFDGTLSSWWTKIIVGILLFSFIALQRLLIIMSERRKVVNTSRIGSLVTGDS; encoded by the coding sequence ATGATAAAGCGTAATTTTCCTCTGTTTATCACCATCGCTGTGTTCCTGATTGGTTATGCGTTTTGTATGGTGGAATTCCCTGCATTTATGAGCACGCGAGTGATCTGCAACATTCTCACGGACAACGCGTTCTTGGGCATTCTTGCAGTTGGTATGACGTTCGTAATCCTCTCAGGCGGTATCGACCTATCGGTAGGCTCAGTGGTTGCATTTACTGGGATTTTCCTCGCGACGGTAATTGGTGAATGGGGTATCCATCCTTTTACGGCGATTGTGATGGTACTGGTGATGGGCGCACTGTTTGGCGGTTTGATGGGCTGGATTATTGACACCTTAAAAATCCCAGCATTTATCGTCACTTTGGCAGGTATGTTCTTCCTGCGTGGTGTGAGCTTTTTGATTTCTGAACAATCGATTCCAATTGAGCATCCTGTCTATCGTGAGATGTCGCGTTTTTCATGGCACATTGTGGGTGGTGGTCGCTTGAGCCTGTTGGCGGTGGTGATGTTGTGTATCGTAGCAATTGGCATGCTGGTGGCTCATCGTACTCGTTTTGGTAACAACGTGTACGCGATTGGGGGCAACGCCACTTCTGCTGGCTTGATGGGTATTCCAGTAAAACGCACCACCATTGGTATCTACATGCTTTCCACGTTCTTAGCAACCTGCGCAGGAATTGTGTTTTCTATCTACACCTCAGCAGGCTATCCGTTGGCAGCTGTGGGTGTTGAACTGGATGCGATTGCAGCCGTGGTTATCGGTGGCACCTTGCTATCGGGTGGTGTCGGAACAGTATTTGGTTCGCTGTTTGGTGTGCTTATCCAAGGGCTAATTCAAACCTACATTACGTTCGACGGCACCTTGAGTTCTTGGTGGACTAAAATCATCGTTGGTATTTTGCTGTTCAGCTTTATCGCACTGCAACGTCTGCTCATCATCATGAGCGAACGCAGAAAAGTAGTGAACACCAGCCGGATTGGTTCACTGGTGACAGGCGATTCATAG
- a CDS encoding PilZ domain-containing protein yields the protein MKNHTEQRQYFRLRYNIKEVMPTLRVQSREFNISEISEKGIRVIVRDSSLFRIDDSLTGEVLLNSLETNIPVTGKVLRKIGNEVIFLLSDGLSFKQMIAEQRYMRKNHPKVFPKNSQLVSEEE from the coding sequence ATGAAGAATCACACTGAGCAAAGACAATATTTTCGTCTGCGTTACAACATAAAAGAAGTCATGCCAACGCTTCGAGTACAAAGCCGAGAATTTAACATCAGCGAGATCTCGGAAAAAGGCATACGTGTGATAGTGCGTGATTCTTCGCTATTCAGAATAGATGATTCGCTTACAGGTGAAGTTCTGCTGAATTCGCTAGAGACCAATATCCCCGTAACTGGCAAAGTGCTGCGAAAAATCGGCAATGAAGTGATATTTCTACTCTCAGATGGTCTGTCATTCAAACAGATGATCGCCGAGCAAAGATATATGCGAAAAAACCATCCGAAAGTGTTTCCGAAAAACTCTCAATTGGTCAGTGAAGAAGAATAG
- the araH gene encoding L-arabinose ABC transporter permease AraH — protein MSLSSPTKAMTSEAKSGGFNFSKIWDKFGMLMVFAGLFILCCLFVPYFATFINMKGLGLAISMSGMVACAMLFCLACGDLDLSVASIIACSGVVTAVAINATSSVVLGIGAGLLSGVVFGLLNGFVIAKLQINALITTLATMQIARGLGYIISDGKAVGITEESFFTLGNSSILGIPTPIWLTLITFAVFAFLLNRTVYGRNTLAIGGNEEAARLAGVNVVKTKMMIFTISGFISALAGVILAARMTSGQPMTSVGFELVVISACVLGGVSLKGGIGKVSYVIAGVLILGTVENAMNLLNMSPFAQYVVRGAILLAAVIFDRYKQKTQ, from the coding sequence ATGTCTTTATCTAGCCCTACTAAAGCGATGACGTCTGAGGCGAAATCCGGCGGATTTAACTTCTCTAAAATTTGGGACAAGTTTGGAATGCTCATGGTGTTTGCGGGTCTGTTTATACTCTGCTGCCTGTTCGTTCCTTACTTCGCGACCTTCATCAACATGAAAGGTTTGGGTCTTGCCATTTCAATGAGCGGAATGGTGGCGTGTGCCATGTTGTTCTGTCTGGCTTGTGGTGACTTAGACCTTTCTGTTGCATCTATCATTGCCTGTTCAGGTGTGGTGACTGCAGTGGCAATTAACGCCACCAGCAGCGTAGTACTAGGCATCGGAGCTGGCTTGCTTTCCGGTGTGGTGTTTGGCCTACTCAATGGATTTGTTATCGCAAAACTGCAAATCAACGCTCTGATCACAACGCTAGCAACCATGCAGATTGCTCGCGGTCTTGGCTACATTATCTCTGATGGTAAAGCGGTCGGTATCACTGAAGAGAGCTTCTTCACTTTGGGTAACTCTTCAATTCTCGGTATCCCTACTCCAATTTGGTTAACGCTAATCACCTTCGCTGTATTTGCTTTCCTGCTCAACCGTACCGTTTACGGCCGCAATACTCTAGCAATCGGTGGTAACGAAGAAGCCGCACGTCTTGCGGGTGTAAATGTAGTCAAAACCAAGATGATGATCTTCACCATTTCTGGTTTTATCTCCGCACTGGCTGGCGTTATCCTAGCGGCGCGTATGACATCAGGTCAGCCAATGACCTCTGTGGGGTTCGAACTGGTGGTTATCTCTGCGTGTGTACTGGGTGGTGTGTCACTGAAAGGTGGTATTGGTAAAGTTTCTTATGTAATCGCCGGTGTGCTTATCCTTGGTACAGTAGAAAACGCAATGAACCTATTGAACATGTCTCCGTTTGCTCAATATGTGGTACGTGGTGCCATCCTACTCGCAGCCGTTATTTTTGACCGCTACAAACAGAAAACCCAATAA
- the ytfQ gene encoding galactofuranose ABC transporter, galactofuranose-binding protein YtfQ, whose protein sequence is MLKKLTLATAVSTILMSGSLMAASLTVGFSQIGSESGWRAAETAVSKVEAEKRGVTLKISDAQQKQENQIKAVRSFIAQGVDAIFIAPVVQTGWGPVLEEAKDYGIPVFLLDRGITVEDDSLYMTAVTADNVLEGAVAGKWLIDKVGSKKCNVVELQGTVGASVAIDRKKGFSDAVDKVDNIQIVRTQSGEFTRSKGKEVMESFIKAENNGKNICAVFAHNDDMAIGAIQAIKEAGLKPGSDILIVSIDAVPDIFKAMMSGEANATVELTPNMAGPALDALIAYKNKGTTPPKKIVTESNLYLPADAKAQLEMKKDLGY, encoded by the coding sequence ATGTTAAAAAAACTTACTTTAGCTACCGCTGTCAGTACCATTTTAATGTCTGGTTCACTCATGGCTGCCTCATTAACGGTTGGTTTCTCTCAAATTGGATCAGAATCAGGCTGGCGAGCAGCTGAAACTGCGGTATCCAAAGTTGAAGCAGAAAAACGCGGTGTGACACTGAAAATTTCTGATGCACAACAAAAGCAAGAGAACCAAATCAAAGCTGTACGCTCGTTCATTGCTCAGGGTGTAGACGCCATCTTTATCGCGCCTGTGGTACAAACTGGCTGGGGGCCTGTGCTTGAAGAAGCCAAAGACTACGGCATCCCGGTATTCCTACTCGACCGTGGTATCACAGTAGAAGACGACTCACTTTATATGACCGCGGTTACCGCTGATAACGTACTGGAAGGCGCTGTAGCTGGTAAATGGTTGATCGACAAAGTGGGCAGCAAAAAATGTAACGTTGTAGAGCTACAAGGAACTGTCGGTGCGAGTGTGGCTATCGACCGTAAAAAAGGCTTTAGCGACGCTGTAGACAAAGTCGACAATATTCAAATTGTTCGTACTCAGTCAGGCGAATTCACCCGTAGTAAAGGTAAAGAAGTTATGGAAAGCTTTATTAAAGCTGAAAATAACGGCAAGAATATCTGTGCGGTATTCGCACATAACGATGATATGGCCATCGGTGCTATTCAAGCAATTAAAGAAGCAGGTTTAAAACCAGGCAGCGATATTTTAATTGTCTCTATTGATGCGGTTCCAGACATATTTAAAGCGATGATGAGTGGTGAAGCAAACGCGACCGTTGAGCTGACTCCAAATATGGCTGGCCCTGCTCTTGACGCGCTTATTGCTTATAAAAATAAAGGCACAACTCCACCGAAGAAAATTGTTACTGAGTCTAATTTATATTTACCCGCTGATGCCAAAGCTCAGTTAGAAATGAAAAAAGACTTAGGTTACTAA
- a CDS encoding fatty acid cis/trans isomerase, translating to MNLRKLFLICLVLVFSGCATYAGLNYDELFGTPEVRERQVALDSPQAKYFMQEVKPIIDNRCVVCHACYDAPCQLKLSSVEGIDRGGSKTQVYEGTRLAAATPTRLFEDAQTTQEWRDFGFHPVLNERDQTTRANLEAGLVARLLQQKELHPQQQQDQLEGFDFSIYREQQCPTLEEHEAYQQEYPDWGMPFGMPNLNKSEYNKLMAWLENGAQMNEHIPLTSAQQELVDNYETLLNAEGKKNQLAARYIYEHLFLSHLYFSDLKEKTPRFFMLVRSVTPPGEPVKRIATRRPYDDPKVERVYYRIIAEQGTIVDKTHMPYALNNKRINDWKTWFIDADYKIDQLPSYEPSVAANPMTAFIDLPVNARYRFLLDNAQNTIMGFIKGPVCRGQLALNVINDDFWVFFLDPDKADIPEVNEFYRSQADNLKLPAEREDTINPIATWISYAKQQARYLEEKSAFTHKQFKDGRYVTTDLVWSGDGTNPNAALTVFRHFDSASVAQGLVGNKPKTAWVFDYSLLERVHYLLVAGFDVYGNFGHQLVTRMFMDFLRLEGESNFVTLLPQNMRHQELSSWYQDQTAYFTEFLLRNVKPFDEPSNVEYTTDDPKSELFDMLIARVKPVLSPRYDIVDTGFTDNHERELNSVNEIKGEGILPIPQLMMLMIESKAGQSQLFTLIHNNAHSNISSLFDEENNRVPENDSLTLVRGVLGSYPAAYLSLKETEIPELVERLRTLDGEESYVQLLDRFAVRRSSPDFWSFSDKVHQWYKQDQPVEAGLLDYNRFENR from the coding sequence ATGAATTTACGTAAACTATTTTTAATCTGTTTAGTCTTGGTGTTCTCTGGTTGTGCGACTTATGCCGGGCTTAACTACGATGAACTGTTTGGTACACCTGAAGTACGAGAACGTCAGGTAGCTTTAGACTCGCCTCAAGCAAAGTATTTTATGCAAGAGGTGAAACCCATCATCGACAACCGTTGTGTGGTTTGTCATGCCTGCTACGATGCTCCTTGCCAGTTAAAACTCTCTTCGGTTGAAGGAATTGATCGTGGTGGTAGCAAAACACAGGTCTACGAAGGAACTCGTCTGGCGGCGGCCACGCCTACGCGTCTATTTGAAGATGCTCAAACCACCCAAGAGTGGCGAGACTTCGGTTTTCACCCTGTGCTTAATGAACGAGACCAAACAACCCGTGCCAATTTAGAAGCTGGATTAGTCGCAAGACTGCTGCAACAGAAAGAGCTACACCCGCAACAGCAGCAAGATCAGTTAGAAGGGTTTGATTTCTCGATTTATCGCGAGCAACAGTGCCCAACGTTAGAAGAGCATGAAGCCTATCAGCAAGAGTATCCTGATTGGGGGATGCCTTTTGGGATGCCAAACCTGAACAAAAGCGAATACAACAAGCTAATGGCGTGGTTGGAAAACGGCGCTCAGATGAACGAGCACATCCCACTGACGTCAGCTCAGCAAGAGTTGGTTGATAACTACGAAACACTGTTAAATGCAGAGGGCAAAAAGAACCAGCTGGCGGCTCGTTATATTTATGAGCATTTGTTCCTTTCTCATCTCTATTTTTCTGATTTAAAAGAGAAAACACCACGTTTCTTCATGCTAGTTCGTTCTGTCACGCCTCCGGGTGAGCCTGTGAAACGTATTGCGACTCGTCGCCCTTATGATGATCCAAAGGTTGAACGTGTTTATTATCGTATTATTGCCGAGCAAGGCACCATCGTTGATAAAACCCATATGCCTTATGCGCTAAATAACAAGCGTATCAACGATTGGAAAACATGGTTTATTGATGCTGACTACAAGATTGACCAATTGCCAAGCTATGAGCCTTCTGTGGCTGCCAACCCAATGACTGCCTTTATTGACCTGCCAGTCAATGCTCGCTATCGCTTCTTATTGGATAACGCTCAGAACACCATAATGGGTTTTATCAAAGGTCCGGTTTGCCGTGGTCAGCTTGCGCTTAACGTTATCAATGATGATTTTTGGGTGTTCTTCTTAGACCCGGATAAAGCGGATATCCCAGAAGTAAACGAGTTCTATCGTTCGCAAGCGGATAACCTAAAACTGCCGGCTGAGCGAGAGGACACCATCAACCCAATTGCTACATGGATTAGCTATGCCAAGCAGCAAGCACGTTATTTGGAAGAGAAATCAGCATTCACACATAAGCAATTCAAAGATGGTCGTTATGTCACCACTGATTTAGTTTGGTCTGGTGATGGTACCAATCCGAATGCAGCATTAACCGTATTTAGGCATTTTGACAGTGCTTCGGTAGCACAAGGTTTAGTGGGCAATAAGCCAAAAACCGCTTGGGTATTTGATTACTCTTTGCTTGAACGAGTTCATTATCTTTTGGTGGCGGGCTTTGATGTTTATGGCAACTTTGGTCATCAGCTAGTCACTCGTATGTTTATGGATTTCTTGCGTTTAGAGGGTGAAAGTAACTTCGTGACTCTACTACCACAGAACATGCGACATCAGGAATTGTCGAGTTGGTATCAAGACCAAACGGCGTATTTCACCGAGTTTCTGCTACGTAACGTGAAGCCGTTTGATGAGCCAAGCAACGTGGAATACACCACTGATGATCCGAAATCAGAGCTGTTTGATATGCTCATTGCACGAGTTAAGCCTGTGCTCAGTCCGCGTTATGACATTGTTGATACCGGATTTACTGACAATCATGAGCGCGAGCTGAACAGTGTCAATGAGATTAAAGGCGAGGGTATCTTACCGATTCCTCAACTGATGATGCTGATGATTGAGTCTAAAGCGGGACAGTCTCAGCTGTTTACGCTTATCCACAACAATGCTCACAGCAACATTTCCAGCTTGTTTGATGAAGAGAATAACCGTGTTCCTGAAAACGACAGCTTAACTTTAGTGAGAGGTGTGCTAGGAAGCTATCCAGCGGCATACCTATCACTAAAAGAAACCGAAATTCCTGAGCTGGTGGAGCGTTTAAGAACCCTTGATGGTGAAGAAAGCTATGTTCAATTGTTGGATCGGTTTGCTGTGCGTCGTAGCTCGCCGGACTTTTGGTCTTTCAGCGACAAGGTTCATCAGTGGTACAAGCAAGATCAGCCAGTTGAAGCAGGATTATTGGATTACAACCGCTTTGAGAACCGATAA
- the ytfR gene encoding galactofuranose ABC transporter, ATP-binding protein YtfR, whose product MPLNNQQDIVLNATGICKYFPGVKALENVDFSLRKGEIMALLGENGAGKSTLVKTLTGVYQRDGGEITLDGQSISPQNTAHAQQLGIGTVYQEVNLLPNMSVMDNLFIGNEPKKWGFVDRKTMAEKARKIVTSYGLNIDVTEPLNHFSVAIQQVIAIARAISLSAKILILDEPTASLDSNEVKMLFNIMLGLKKQGVSLIFITHFLDQVYEVSDRITVLRNGQLVGTKETRELPQIELVKMMLGRELEDTALRRAGKTRKHNEPMVAFSNFGKKGTIHPFNLEVHAGEIVGLAGLLGSGRTETAKVIFGIEPSDSGSCTLRGKPIQVRSARQASHLGFGYCPEDRKTDGIIGAASVRENIILALQAQRGWFKPISRKEQDAVAQRYIDQLAIKTPSLEQPIEFLSGGNQQKVLLARWLLTKPKFLILDEPTRGIDVGAHAEIIRLIESLCANGLALLVISSELEELVGYADRVVVLRDRKPVAEIPTEELSVPAIMQAIAS is encoded by the coding sequence ATGCCGTTAAACAATCAGCAAGATATCGTGTTAAATGCCACGGGGATATGCAAATACTTTCCTGGTGTTAAAGCGCTAGAAAATGTTGATTTCAGCCTGAGAAAAGGCGAGATCATGGCGCTATTGGGCGAAAATGGCGCGGGAAAATCGACGCTAGTCAAAACCTTAACCGGCGTGTATCAACGTGATGGTGGTGAAATCACTCTCGATGGCCAGTCTATCTCTCCGCAAAATACCGCCCACGCACAACAGCTTGGTATTGGTACGGTTTACCAAGAAGTCAATTTGCTGCCGAATATGTCTGTCATGGATAACCTTTTTATCGGTAATGAACCGAAGAAATGGGGGTTTGTTGACCGAAAAACCATGGCTGAAAAAGCACGTAAAATTGTGACCAGTTATGGACTGAACATTGATGTCACAGAACCTCTTAACCACTTTTCCGTAGCAATTCAACAAGTGATTGCTATCGCCAGAGCCATCTCACTATCGGCAAAAATACTGATTCTCGATGAACCCACCGCCAGTTTGGATAGCAACGAAGTGAAGATGTTATTTAACATTATGCTCGGGTTAAAAAAACAAGGGGTGAGCCTGATATTTATCACCCACTTCCTTGACCAAGTGTATGAAGTGAGTGATCGCATTACCGTGCTACGCAACGGTCAGTTGGTTGGCACCAAAGAAACCCGAGAGCTGCCACAAATTGAGTTGGTGAAAATGATGCTCGGCCGCGAGCTAGAAGATACGGCTCTTAGACGCGCAGGAAAAACCCGCAAACACAACGAACCCATGGTGGCGTTTTCCAATTTTGGTAAAAAAGGCACCATCCACCCCTTCAATCTTGAAGTTCACGCCGGTGAAATTGTCGGTCTAGCGGGCCTGCTGGGGTCCGGTCGTACTGAAACTGCCAAAGTAATTTTCGGTATTGAACCGAGCGATTCTGGTAGCTGCACTTTGCGAGGTAAGCCGATACAAGTCCGCTCTGCTCGTCAGGCTTCCCACTTAGGTTTTGGATACTGCCCTGAAGACCGTAAAACCGACGGCATCATTGGCGCAGCATCGGTACGTGAAAACATCATCTTGGCTTTGCAGGCACAACGCGGTTGGTTTAAACCCATTTCTCGCAAAGAGCAGGACGCCGTTGCTCAGCGTTACATTGACCAACTGGCAATCAAAACGCCTAGCCTTGAACAGCCGATTGAGTTTTTGTCTGGCGGTAACCAACAAAAGGTGCTGCTCGCTCGCTGGCTGCTCACTAAGCCTAAGTTCCTAATCCTAGATGAACCGACCCGAGGTATCGACGTGGGTGCTCACGCTGAAATCATTCGTTTAATTGAAAGTCTTTGTGCTAACGGGCTCGCTCTGTTGGTTATCTCTTCTGAGCTTGAAGAGCTGGTTGGCTATGCCGATCGCGTGGTGGTTTTACGTGACAGAAAACCTGTTGCGGAGATTCCAACTGAAGAACTTTCCGTGCCAGCCATAATGCAAGCAATTGCGAGTTGA